In Streptomyces nojiriensis, one genomic interval encodes:
- a CDS encoding LysR family transcriptional regulator translates to MIDPRRLRILRAVADHRTVTAAAAALYLTPSAVSQQLAALEQETGHTLLTRSGRGVRLTAAGEILLGHAHEVLAQLERAEAELAAYAGGTAGEVTVAAFATGIAEVLAPAIARLALERPGIRLRVRDAEGDQSLPQLLDGEADLALAVEYRGGPGADDARLSVLPLYAEPFDAVLPSGHPLADLPAVSLADLSDSDWVGQYPGNPCHDVTLLACELAGFQPRLVHSSDDFRAVTALVGAGAGVALVPRSALRGMDLKEVQVRPVTGPAATRRVFAATRRGGETHPLIAPVLAALVRESERLPAH, encoded by the coding sequence GTGATCGACCCCCGCCGGCTGCGCATCCTGCGGGCCGTGGCGGACCACCGTACGGTGACCGCCGCGGCCGCAGCCCTGTACCTCACCCCCTCCGCCGTCTCCCAGCAGCTCGCTGCGCTGGAGCAGGAGACGGGCCACACGCTGCTCACCCGCAGCGGTCGGGGCGTCCGGCTCACGGCGGCCGGTGAGATCCTCCTCGGCCACGCGCACGAGGTGCTCGCGCAGCTGGAGCGGGCGGAGGCGGAGCTCGCGGCCTACGCCGGCGGTACGGCGGGCGAGGTCACCGTCGCAGCCTTCGCGACGGGCATCGCGGAGGTGCTGGCCCCGGCCATCGCCCGGCTCGCGCTGGAACGCCCGGGCATCCGGCTGCGGGTCCGCGACGCGGAGGGTGACCAGAGCCTGCCGCAGCTGCTGGACGGCGAGGCGGACCTCGCGCTGGCCGTCGAGTACCGGGGCGGCCCGGGCGCCGACGACGCGCGGCTGTCCGTCCTCCCCCTGTACGCGGAACCCTTCGACGCGGTCCTGCCCTCGGGGCATCCGCTGGCCGACCTGCCCGCGGTGTCGCTGGCCGACCTCTCCGACTCGGACTGGGTGGGCCAGTACCCCGGCAACCCGTGCCACGACGTGACGCTGCTCGCCTGCGAACTGGCGGGCTTCCAGCCCCGGCTCGTGCACTCCTCGGACGACTTCCGCGCCGTGACGGCACTGGTGGGCGCCGGGGCCGGAGTGGCCCTCGTCCCGCGCTCGGCCCTGCGCGGCATGGACCTCAAGGAGGTCCAGGTGCGCCCCGTCACGGGCCCGGCGGCCACCCGCCGCGTCTTCGCGGCCACCCGCCGCGGCGGCGAGACCCACCCTCTGATCGCGCCCGTCCTGGCCGCCCTGGTCCGCGAGTCGGAGCGGCTGCCGGCCCACTGA
- a CDS encoding class I SAM-dependent methyltransferase: MRFQYDTIGERYAESTSTAAFSAADTYTLHGALDALGGVRGLDALDLACGYGYNTRLLARGGARRTVGVDVSEEMIRLARAHEATKDRPDVEYHVADAAGLPDLGPFDLATAAYVFSYAPDRRSLHAMFRSVRANLRAGGRLLAIVPNAGAFPRVDWSPYGVRILDRVPDGDAPLLKAHFLTEPPVPFEFREWAHADLAEAAVEAGFVTVGWQPNRTPPADAVRDEAYWTAYRAWPISSLMTCTA; this comes from the coding sequence ATGCGGTTCCAGTACGACACGATCGGCGAGCGCTACGCGGAGTCCACGAGCACGGCGGCGTTCTCCGCGGCCGACACCTACACCCTGCACGGAGCCCTCGACGCCCTCGGCGGGGTGCGCGGGCTCGACGCCCTCGACCTGGCCTGCGGATACGGATACAACACCCGGCTGCTGGCCCGCGGTGGGGCCCGGCGGACCGTCGGTGTCGACGTCTCGGAGGAGATGATCCGGCTCGCCCGCGCGCACGAGGCGACCAAGGACCGGCCGGACGTCGAGTACCACGTCGCCGATGCCGCCGGCCTGCCGGACCTGGGCCCCTTCGACCTCGCGACCGCCGCGTACGTCTTCAGCTACGCGCCCGACCGCAGGTCCCTGCACGCGATGTTCCGGTCCGTCCGCGCCAATCTGCGGGCGGGCGGGAGGCTGCTCGCCATCGTCCCCAACGCGGGCGCGTTCCCGCGCGTGGACTGGTCGCCGTACGGGGTGCGCATCCTCGACCGGGTCCCGGACGGCGACGCGCCGCTGCTCAAGGCGCATTTCCTGACCGAGCCGCCGGTGCCCTTCGAATTCCGCGAGTGGGCCCATGCCGACCTCGCCGAGGCCGCCGTCGAGGCGGGCTTCGTCACCGTCGGCTGGCAGCCGAACCGGACCCCGCCCGCCGACGCCGTCCGCGACGAGGCGTACTGGACGGCGTACCGCGCCTGGCCGATCAGCTCCCTCATGACCTGCACGGCGTAG
- a CDS encoding SpoIIE family protein phosphatase, with protein sequence MARADSAGAAPDTTDAPDATAQVLARAAVNAMEAVGGYAAGVYLRSPTSGLLLMAVFTGLPLQLFRPWWRMQVNRPYPIAEAYRSGRAVHLPDAESAMSRFPQLMAGLPFPFGSLYEPVTAGTERFGVLVVLREATPGIPVGTADRERLRRTAEQLAADLAALAAAGARTLWEGDPVGVPAPPPEAGAEGARRAADRLAQAVLSLDREGRIGYVNTAAEELLGLDGPQLRGRLLWEALPWLGQPAYEDHFRAGFMSGEPVHFPARRGRHAPGQWLSVDLYPAADGVTLTLGTSAKPAYAPQSRARPDPVAAVDSGVDAEVDAYADLDVSADEASSLYRPVALAIALTEAVTARQVSAVVTEELLPAFGGRQLAIYLLDERHLYLAWETGFPRGFLNRFDGVSLDVRLPGVETLTTGRPMFFESMQHLAAAYPGIPLDADVGARAFLPLIASGRPVGSCILGFDSPRGFSPEERTVLTALAGLIAQALARARRYDSEVELARGLQSALLPHRLPVREHVDTVGRYLPGTLGMDVGGDWYDVVETGTGLLALVIGDVQGHGVAAAATMGQLRSAVRAFALSGSTPEQVVSGTNQLLIDLDPGQFASCCYMLLDPASGSVTAARAGHPQPLLRHPDGRTEVLDLAGGVVLGIDPEASYPVTELRLTTGSVLALYTDGLVEKPGLDIDIGVERLRTALEAARPSPLTETADRLISEAGNSADRPDDIALLLASRTGGDP encoded by the coding sequence ATGGCGAGAGCGGACAGCGCCGGCGCCGCGCCCGACACCACGGATGCCCCTGATGCGACGGCCCAGGTGCTCGCACGGGCCGCCGTGAACGCGATGGAGGCCGTCGGTGGGTACGCGGCCGGCGTCTACCTGCGCTCCCCCACCAGCGGGCTGCTCCTGATGGCCGTGTTCACCGGGCTGCCGCTGCAGCTGTTCCGGCCCTGGTGGCGGATGCAGGTGAACCGCCCGTACCCGATCGCCGAGGCCTACCGCTCCGGGCGGGCCGTGCACCTGCCCGACGCGGAGTCGGCCATGAGCCGCTTCCCGCAGCTGATGGCCGGGCTGCCGTTCCCCTTCGGCTCGCTGTACGAGCCGGTGACCGCCGGGACGGAACGGTTCGGCGTCCTGGTGGTGCTGCGCGAGGCCACCCCGGGGATCCCGGTCGGGACCGCGGACCGCGAACGGCTGCGACGGACCGCGGAGCAGCTGGCCGCCGACCTCGCCGCGCTCGCGGCGGCCGGGGCGCGGACGCTGTGGGAGGGCGACCCGGTGGGCGTGCCGGCGCCGCCTCCCGAGGCCGGGGCCGAGGGCGCCCGCAGGGCCGCGGACCGGCTCGCGCAGGCGGTGCTCTCCCTGGACCGGGAGGGCCGGATCGGCTACGTGAACACCGCTGCGGAGGAGCTGCTCGGCCTCGACGGGCCCCAGCTGCGGGGAAGGCTGCTGTGGGAGGCGCTGCCGTGGCTCGGGCAGCCCGCCTACGAGGACCACTTCCGGGCCGGCTTCATGTCCGGCGAGCCGGTGCACTTCCCCGCCCGGCGCGGCCGGCACGCGCCCGGGCAGTGGCTGTCGGTCGACCTGTACCCCGCGGCCGACGGCGTGACCCTGACACTGGGCACCTCCGCGAAACCGGCCTACGCGCCCCAGTCACGGGCCCGGCCCGACCCGGTCGCGGCCGTGGACTCCGGTGTGGACGCCGAGGTGGACGCGTACGCGGACCTCGACGTGTCCGCCGACGAGGCCTCGTCGCTGTACCGGCCGGTGGCCCTCGCCATCGCGCTGACCGAGGCGGTCACGGCCCGGCAGGTGTCGGCCGTGGTCACCGAGGAACTGCTGCCGGCCTTCGGCGGTCGCCAGCTGGCGATCTACCTGCTGGACGAGCGGCACCTGTACCTGGCCTGGGAGACCGGTTTCCCGCGGGGCTTCCTCAACCGGTTCGACGGGGTCTCCCTCGACGTCCGGCTGCCGGGCGTGGAGACGCTGACGACGGGCCGGCCCATGTTCTTCGAGTCGATGCAGCACCTGGCCGCCGCCTATCCGGGCATTCCTCTGGACGCCGATGTCGGCGCCCGCGCCTTCCTGCCGCTGATCGCCTCCGGCCGGCCGGTCGGCTCGTGCATCCTCGGCTTCGACTCGCCCCGCGGCTTCAGCCCGGAGGAGCGTACGGTGCTCACGGCGCTGGCCGGTCTGATCGCGCAGGCGCTCGCGCGGGCCCGGCGCTACGACAGCGAGGTGGAGCTCGCCCGCGGTCTGCAGTCGGCCCTGCTGCCGCACCGGCTGCCGGTGCGCGAGCACGTCGACACCGTCGGCCGCTACCTCCCCGGGACCCTGGGCATGGACGTCGGCGGCGACTGGTACGACGTCGTCGAGACGGGCACGGGCCTGCTGGCCCTGGTCATCGGGGACGTCCAGGGCCACGGTGTGGCGGCCGCGGCGACCATGGGCCAGCTGCGCAGCGCGGTCCGGGCCTTCGCGCTCAGCGGCAGCACCCCGGAGCAGGTGGTGAGCGGCACCAACCAGCTGCTCATCGACCTGGATCCGGGCCAGTTCGCCAGCTGCTGCTACATGTTGCTCGACCCGGCGTCGGGCTCCGTGACGGCCGCCCGGGCCGGGCACCCCCAGCCGCTGCTGCGCCACCCGGACGGCCGGACCGAGGTGCTGGACCTGGCGGGCGGGGTGGTGCTCGGCATCGACCCGGAGGCCTCGTACCCGGTCACGGAGCTGCGGCTGACGACGGGCTCGGTCCTCGCCCTGTACACGGACGGGCTGGTGGAGAAGCCGGGCCTCGACATCGACATCGGGGTGGAACGGCTGCGGACGGCCCTGGAGGCGGCCCGGCCGTCCCCGCTGACCGAGACCGCCGACCGGCTGATCAGCGAGGCGGGCAACAGCGCCGACCGGCCGGACGACATCGCCCTGCTGCTGGCCTCCCGTACCGGCGGGGACCCGTAG
- a CDS encoding glycine C-acetyltransferase → MFETVREDLRSTLDEIRAAGLHKPERVIGTPQNAAVAVTSGGTAGEVLNFCANNYLGLADHPEVVAAAKDALDRWGYGMASVRFICGTQEVHKELEARLSAFLGQEDTILYSSCFDANGGVFETLLGAEDAVISDALNHASIIDGIRLSKARRFRYANRDLAELEARLKEAAEGGARRKLIVTDGVFSMDGYVAPLAEICDLADRYDAMVMVDDSHAVGFVGPGGRGTPELHGVMDRVDIITGTLGKALGGASGGYVAARAEIVELLRQRSRPYLFSNSLAPVIAAASLKVLDLLESAGDLREHLAANTALFRTKMTEAGFEILPGDHAIAPVMIGDAAEAARMAELLLERGVYVIGFSYPVVPMGAARIRVQLSAAHSTADVERAVAAFIDARAALGTAGA, encoded by the coding sequence ATGTTCGAGACCGTCCGCGAGGACCTGCGCTCCACCCTCGACGAGATCCGCGCCGCCGGCCTGCACAAGCCCGAGCGCGTCATCGGCACCCCGCAGAACGCGGCCGTCGCCGTCACCTCGGGCGGCACCGCCGGCGAGGTGCTCAACTTCTGCGCCAACAACTACCTGGGGCTGGCCGACCACCCCGAGGTCGTCGCCGCCGCGAAGGACGCACTGGACCGCTGGGGCTACGGAATGGCCTCCGTCCGCTTCATCTGCGGCACCCAGGAGGTGCACAAGGAGCTGGAGGCGCGGCTCTCGGCCTTCCTCGGCCAGGAGGACACGATCCTCTACTCCTCCTGCTTCGACGCCAACGGCGGCGTCTTCGAGACCCTGCTCGGCGCCGAGGACGCGGTCATCTCCGACGCCCTCAACCACGCCTCGATCATCGACGGCATCCGCCTCTCCAAGGCCCGCCGCTTCCGCTACGCCAACCGCGACCTGGCCGAGCTCGAAGCCCGCCTGAAGGAAGCTGCCGAGGGCGGCGCCCGCCGCAAGCTGATCGTCACCGACGGCGTCTTCTCCATGGACGGCTACGTCGCCCCGCTCGCCGAGATCTGCGACCTGGCCGACCGCTACGACGCCATGGTCATGGTCGACGACTCGCACGCCGTCGGCTTCGTCGGCCCCGGCGGCCGCGGCACCCCCGAGCTGCACGGCGTCATGGACCGCGTCGACATCATCACCGGCACCCTCGGCAAGGCCCTCGGCGGCGCCTCCGGCGGCTACGTCGCGGCCCGCGCCGAGATCGTGGAGCTGCTCCGCCAGCGCTCGCGCCCGTACCTCTTCTCCAACTCCCTCGCCCCGGTCATCGCGGCCGCCTCCCTCAAGGTCCTCGACCTGCTGGAGTCGGCCGGTGACCTGCGTGAACACCTCGCCGCCAACACCGCGCTCTTCCGTACGAAGATGACCGAGGCCGGCTTCGAGATCCTGCCCGGCGACCACGCCATCGCCCCGGTCATGATCGGTGACGCGGCCGAGGCGGCCAGGATGGCGGAGCTGCTCCTGGAGCGCGGCGTGTACGTGATCGGCTTCTCCTACCCGGTGGTGCCGATGGGCGCGGCGCGCATCCGCGTCCAGCTCTCGGCGGCCCACTCGACGGCCGACGTCGAGCGCGCGGTGGCCGCCTTCATCGACGCCCGCGCCGCCCTCGGCACCGCCGGGGCCTGA
- a CDS encoding glycoside hydrolase family 15 protein: MTQPIEDYALIGDLMTSALVGRDGSIDWLCLPRFDSAACFAKLLGEEDNGHWRIAPLDAADGEPCTRRAYVDGSLILESYWETATGTVKVTDFMPQREVAPDVIRIVEGISGTVRMRSTLRLRFDYGHVVPWVRRSDGDRVAVAGPDSAWFRSEPPVRTWGEANSTCSQFPVTAGRRVAFVLTWHPSHRPRPEPCDPFEALDQSRADWREWTSQCRYEGPYQEAVTRSLITLKALTYAPTGGIAAAATTSLPEELGGVRNWDYRYCWLRDSTLTLGSLLSTGFLDEARAWREWLLRAVAGDPADLQIMYGIGGERRIPESELPWLRGYASSAPVRVGNAAVDQLQLDVYGEVIDSLYLARSAGLPSERHAWRIQLALLDFLERNWHRPDEGLWEVRGPRRHFVHSKVMAWVAADRAVRTLESDPSLDGDVERWRAMRDEVHHDVCAKGYDPERGTFTQYYGSAELDAATLLIPRVGFLPPDDPRVVGTVDAVRAELGSSGLVRRYSTAGSTVDGLPGDEGAFLACSFWLTDALHMTGRREEARALFERLLSVRNDVGLLAEEYDPLAGRQLGNFPQAFSHVGLVNTALTLAGRA, encoded by the coding sequence ATGACACAACCCATCGAAGACTACGCACTCATCGGCGACCTGATGACCAGCGCACTGGTCGGCCGCGACGGGTCCATCGACTGGCTGTGCCTGCCGCGCTTCGACTCGGCGGCCTGCTTCGCCAAGCTCCTCGGCGAGGAGGACAACGGCCACTGGCGCATCGCGCCCCTCGACGCCGCCGACGGCGAGCCCTGCACCCGCCGCGCCTACGTCGACGGCTCGCTGATCCTGGAGTCGTACTGGGAGACCGCGACCGGGACCGTCAAGGTCACCGACTTCATGCCCCAGCGCGAGGTCGCCCCCGACGTCATCCGCATCGTCGAGGGCATCAGCGGCACGGTCAGGATGCGCAGCACCCTGCGCCTGCGCTTCGACTACGGCCACGTCGTGCCCTGGGTGCGCCGCAGCGACGGCGACCGGGTCGCCGTCGCCGGGCCCGACTCCGCCTGGTTCCGCAGCGAACCCCCGGTCCGCACCTGGGGCGAGGCGAACAGCACCTGCTCCCAGTTCCCGGTCACCGCCGGCCGGCGCGTCGCCTTCGTACTGACCTGGCACCCCTCGCACCGGCCGCGCCCCGAGCCGTGCGACCCCTTCGAGGCCTTGGACCAGAGCCGCGCCGACTGGCGGGAATGGACCTCGCAATGCCGCTACGAGGGCCCCTACCAGGAGGCCGTCACCCGCTCCCTGATCACCCTCAAGGCCCTCACCTACGCCCCGACCGGCGGCATCGCCGCCGCGGCCACCACCTCCCTCCCCGAGGAGCTCGGCGGCGTCCGCAACTGGGACTACCGCTACTGCTGGCTCCGGGACTCCACCCTCACCCTCGGCTCGCTCCTGTCCACCGGCTTCCTCGACGAAGCCCGCGCCTGGCGCGAATGGCTGCTGCGCGCGGTCGCGGGCGACCCCGCCGACCTCCAGATCATGTACGGGATCGGCGGCGAGCGGCGGATCCCCGAGAGCGAACTGCCCTGGCTGCGCGGCTACGCCTCCTCCGCCCCGGTCCGCGTCGGGAACGCCGCCGTCGACCAGCTCCAGTTGGACGTGTACGGGGAGGTCATCGACTCCCTCTACCTGGCCAGGTCCGCCGGGCTGCCCTCCGAACGCCACGCCTGGCGGATCCAGCTGGCGCTGCTCGACTTCCTCGAACGCAACTGGCACCGGCCCGACGAGGGCCTGTGGGAGGTCCGCGGCCCCCGCCGCCACTTCGTGCACTCCAAGGTGATGGCGTGGGTCGCGGCCGACCGGGCCGTCCGCACCCTGGAGAGCGACCCCTCCCTGGACGGCGACGTGGAACGCTGGCGGGCCATGCGCGACGAGGTGCACCACGACGTGTGCGCCAAGGGCTACGACCCCGAACGGGGCACCTTCACCCAGTACTACGGCTCCGCCGAGCTGGACGCGGCGACCCTGCTCATCCCCAGGGTCGGATTCCTGCCGCCCGACGACCCGCGGGTCGTCGGCACGGTCGACGCGGTGCGCGCCGAACTCGGCAGCAGCGGACTGGTCCGCCGCTACAGCACCGCGGGTTCCACCGTCGACGGGCTGCCCGGGGACGAAGGAGCCTTCCTGGCCTGCTCGTTCTGGCTGACCGACGCCCTGCACATGACGGGTCGGCGGGAGGAGGCCCGCGCCCTGTTCGAGCGGCTGCTGTCCGTACGCAACGACGTGGGCCTGCTCGCGGAGGAGTACGACCCCCTCGCCGGACGCCAACTCGGCAACTTCCCGCAGGCGTTCAGCCACGTTGGCCTGGTGAACACCGCGCTCACCCTGGCGGGCCGGGCCTGA
- the tdh gene encoding L-threonine 3-dehydrogenase — protein sequence MKALVKHKAEPGLWLMDVPEPEYGPGDVLIKVLRTGICGTDLHIRAWDGWAQGAVKTPLVLGHEFVGEVAALGADVQDIEVGALVSGEGHLVCGKCRNCLAGRRHLCRSTIGLGVGRDGAFAEYVVLPAQNVWVHRTAVDLDVAAIFDPFGNAVHTALSFPLVGEDVLITGAGPIGIMAAAVARHAGARNVVITDVSPERLEIARKAGATLAVNVAESSIAEAQTKLGLREGFDIGLEMSGRAEAMRDMIDNMTHGGRIAMLGLPAQEFPVDWAKVVTSMITIKGIYGREMFETWYAMTVLLEGGLDLSPVITGRYSHRDFEAAFDEASTARSGKIILDWTA from the coding sequence ATGAAGGCACTCGTCAAGCACAAGGCAGAACCCGGCCTGTGGCTCATGGACGTCCCCGAGCCCGAATACGGCCCCGGCGACGTACTGATCAAGGTGCTGCGCACCGGCATCTGCGGAACCGACCTGCACATCCGCGCCTGGGACGGCTGGGCGCAGGGCGCGGTCAAGACGCCCCTCGTCCTCGGCCACGAGTTCGTCGGCGAGGTCGCGGCGCTCGGCGCGGACGTCCAGGACATCGAGGTCGGCGCGCTGGTCAGCGGCGAGGGCCACCTGGTGTGCGGCAAGTGCCGCAACTGCCTGGCCGGCCGCCGCCACCTGTGCCGCAGCACGATCGGCCTCGGGGTCGGCCGCGACGGCGCGTTCGCCGAGTATGTGGTCCTGCCCGCCCAGAACGTGTGGGTGCACCGCACGGCCGTGGACCTGGACGTCGCCGCGATCTTCGACCCCTTCGGCAACGCCGTGCACACCGCGCTGTCCTTCCCGCTCGTCGGCGAGGACGTGCTGATCACCGGCGCCGGCCCGATCGGGATCATGGCGGCGGCCGTGGCCCGGCACGCCGGCGCCCGCAACGTGGTCATCACCGACGTCAGCCCCGAGCGCCTGGAGATCGCCCGCAAGGCGGGCGCCACCCTCGCCGTCAACGTCGCCGAGTCCTCCATCGCCGAGGCGCAGACCAAGCTCGGCCTGCGCGAGGGCTTCGACATCGGCCTGGAGATGTCCGGCCGCGCCGAGGCCATGCGCGACATGATCGACAACATGACGCACGGCGGCCGGATCGCCATGCTGGGCCTGCCCGCGCAGGAGTTCCCGGTGGACTGGGCGAAGGTGGTCACGTCGATGATCACGATCAAGGGCATCTACGGCCGTGAGATGTTCGAGACCTGGTACGCGATGACCGTGCTGCTGGAGGGCGGGCTCGACCTGAGCCCGGTCATCACCGGCCGCTACTCGCACCGCGACTTCGAGGCCGCCTTCGACGAGGCGTCGACCGCCCGCAGCGGCAAGATCATCCTGGACTGGACGGCGTAG
- a CDS encoding alpha/beta hydrolase fold domain-containing protein has product MPSLRSRALSVALIAVGRRRRYASAEAVRARVAESARRPASHLPPRSLGRVADISRTFVGAWPVYDVSPLGTEPAAHVLYVHGGGYVHELERPHWALIRTLVTQARARVVVPAYILAPRGTADRTVPVAADLLSGLIASGGSGGTVLIGDSAGAGLALAAAQRLRDRTGDQPSRIVLISPWLDVTMSHPDQAAIEAADPLLARPGLLEAGRLYAGTLDAEDPRVSPLHGGFAGLAPMTVFTGTRDVLTTDSRELLRRARADGAEVEFHEAAGLPHGYPLLPVPEGRAARERIVELIRSTAEL; this is encoded by the coding sequence GTGCCGAGTCTGCGTAGCAGGGCGCTGTCGGTGGCGCTGATCGCGGTGGGACGGCGAAGACGGTACGCGAGCGCGGAGGCCGTCCGGGCCCGGGTGGCCGAGTCCGCCCGCCGGCCCGCGTCCCATCTGCCGCCGCGGTCGCTGGGGCGGGTCGCCGACATCTCGCGGACCTTCGTCGGAGCCTGGCCGGTGTACGACGTATCCCCGCTCGGGACGGAGCCGGCGGCCCACGTGCTGTACGTGCACGGCGGCGGCTACGTCCACGAGCTGGAGCGCCCGCACTGGGCGCTGATCCGGACCCTGGTCACGCAGGCGCGGGCGCGGGTGGTCGTACCCGCGTACATCCTGGCTCCGCGCGGTACCGCCGACCGGACGGTCCCGGTCGCCGCCGATCTGCTGAGCGGTCTGATCGCGAGCGGCGGCTCCGGCGGGACGGTGCTGATCGGGGACTCCGCCGGAGCCGGGCTGGCGCTGGCGGCCGCGCAGCGGCTGCGCGACCGCACCGGGGACCAGCCGTCCCGGATCGTGCTGATCTCGCCCTGGCTGGACGTGACCATGAGCCATCCGGACCAGGCGGCCATCGAGGCGGCCGATCCGCTGCTGGCCCGCCCGGGGCTGCTGGAGGCCGGGCGGCTGTACGCCGGAACCCTGGACGCCGAAGACCCCCGGGTGAGCCCGCTGCACGGCGGCTTCGCCGGGCTGGCGCCGATGACGGTGTTCACCGGGACCCGGGACGTGTTGACCACGGACAGCCGGGAGCTGCTGCGCCGGGCCCGCGCGGACGGGGCCGAGGTGGAGTTCCACGAGGCGGCGGGGCTGCCGCACGGGTACCCGCTGCTGCCCGTGCCGGAGGGACGCGCGGCGCGCGAGCGGATCGTCGAGCTGATCAGGTCGACGGCGGAGCTGTGA